The following are encoded together in the Trachemys scripta elegans isolate TJP31775 chromosome 7, CAS_Tse_1.0, whole genome shotgun sequence genome:
- the VEGFB gene encoding vascular endothelial growth factor B isoform X1 has protein sequence MRAPRETLHLLLATALQLIGCAAKAPQPQTKGTHPLGEVIQWMEVYNRSFCQPKEMLVPVSEEHPDEVEHLLAPSCVPLRRCAGCCADEGLQCVPTRMHVVVMEVMKTRYLYSHLDQLAFVEHSACECRPKTNSKVNPERPVRPRGKNSIGRKHKKKRPPEQDSPHLPSCPPCSDKRRRQDPRTCQCRCRRRSQHCQDRGLELNEHSCSHSVLPRGVRSCADDLMGEGGDLGPASPPPPPKPSSSLDPEQDFGPECPLLERSPRKTSKAALEWT, from the exons ATGAGAGCCCCCCGGGAGACCttgcacctcctgctggctacAGCCCTGCAGCTGATCGGCTGCGCAGCTAAG GCACCACAGCCCCAGACGAAGGGGACCCACCCGCTGGGGGAAG TGATACAGTGGATGGAGGTTTATAACCGCAGCTTCTGCCAGCCGAAGGAGATGCTGGTGCCCGTGAGCGAGGAGCACCCAGATGAGGTGGAGCACCTGCTGGCACCCTCCTGCGTGCCCCTGCGTcgctgtgctgggtgctgtgccGACGAGGGGCTGCAGTGTGTGCCTACCCGCATGCATGTGGTGGTGATGGAG GTGATGAAAACCCGCTACCTGTACAGCCACCTGGACCAGCTGGCCTTCGTAGAGCACAGTGCCTGCGAATGCAG ACCAAAGACAAATAGCAAAGTAAATCCAGAAAG GCCTGTACGGCCCAGGGGGAAAAACAGCATTGGACGCAAACACAAAAAGAAGAGACCCCCTGAACAGGACTCCCCCCACCT GCCCTCCTGCCCACCCTGCTCAGACAAACGGAGGCGCCAGGATCCTCGGACATGCCAGTGCCGCTGCCGGCGCAGGTCCCAGCACTGCCAGGACCGGGGCTTGGAGCTCAATGAGCACTCATGCAG CCACTCTGTTCTCCCCCGAGGTGTGAGAAGCTGCGCAGATGatctgatgggggaggggggtgaccTGGGaccagcctctcctccccccccccccaagcccagctCTTCATTGGATCCAGAACAAGACTTTGGCCctgagtgccccctgctggagaggaGCCCAAGGAAGACGAGCAAGGCTGCCCTGGAATGGACCTGA
- the VEGFB gene encoding vascular endothelial growth factor B isoform X3, with product MRAPRETLHLLLATALQLIGCAAKAPQPQTKGTHPLGEVIQWMEVYNRSFCQPKEMLVPVSEEHPDEVEHLLAPSCVPLRRCAGCCADEGLQCVPTRMHVVVMEVMKTRYLYSHLDQLAFVEHSACECRPKTNSKVNPERPSCPPCSDKRRRQDPRTCQCRCRRRSQHCQDRGLELNEHSCSHSVLPRGVRSCADDLMGEGGDLGPASPPPPPKPSSSLDPEQDFGPECPLLERSPRKTSKAALEWT from the exons ATGAGAGCCCCCCGGGAGACCttgcacctcctgctggctacAGCCCTGCAGCTGATCGGCTGCGCAGCTAAG GCACCACAGCCCCAGACGAAGGGGACCCACCCGCTGGGGGAAG TGATACAGTGGATGGAGGTTTATAACCGCAGCTTCTGCCAGCCGAAGGAGATGCTGGTGCCCGTGAGCGAGGAGCACCCAGATGAGGTGGAGCACCTGCTGGCACCCTCCTGCGTGCCCCTGCGTcgctgtgctgggtgctgtgccGACGAGGGGCTGCAGTGTGTGCCTACCCGCATGCATGTGGTGGTGATGGAG GTGATGAAAACCCGCTACCTGTACAGCCACCTGGACCAGCTGGCCTTCGTAGAGCACAGTGCCTGCGAATGCAG ACCAAAGACAAATAGCAAAGTAAATCCAGAAAG GCCCTCCTGCCCACCCTGCTCAGACAAACGGAGGCGCCAGGATCCTCGGACATGCCAGTGCCGCTGCCGGCGCAGGTCCCAGCACTGCCAGGACCGGGGCTTGGAGCTCAATGAGCACTCATGCAG CCACTCTGTTCTCCCCCGAGGTGTGAGAAGCTGCGCAGATGatctgatgggggaggggggtgaccTGGGaccagcctctcctccccccccccccaagcccagctCTTCATTGGATCCAGAACAAGACTTTGGCCctgagtgccccctgctggagaggaGCCCAAGGAAGACGAGCAAGGCTGCCCTGGAATGGACCTGA
- the VEGFB gene encoding vascular endothelial growth factor B isoform X2 encodes MQAPQPQTKGTHPLGEVIQWMEVYNRSFCQPKEMLVPVSEEHPDEVEHLLAPSCVPLRRCAGCCADEGLQCVPTRMHVVVMEVMKTRYLYSHLDQLAFVEHSACECRPKTNSKVNPERPVRPRGKNSIGRKHKKKRPPEQDSPHLPSCPPCSDKRRRQDPRTCQCRCRRRSQHCQDRGLELNEHSCSHSVLPRGVRSCADDLMGEGGDLGPASPPPPPKPSSSLDPEQDFGPECPLLERSPRKTSKAALEWT; translated from the exons ATGCAG GCACCACAGCCCCAGACGAAGGGGACCCACCCGCTGGGGGAAG TGATACAGTGGATGGAGGTTTATAACCGCAGCTTCTGCCAGCCGAAGGAGATGCTGGTGCCCGTGAGCGAGGAGCACCCAGATGAGGTGGAGCACCTGCTGGCACCCTCCTGCGTGCCCCTGCGTcgctgtgctgggtgctgtgccGACGAGGGGCTGCAGTGTGTGCCTACCCGCATGCATGTGGTGGTGATGGAG GTGATGAAAACCCGCTACCTGTACAGCCACCTGGACCAGCTGGCCTTCGTAGAGCACAGTGCCTGCGAATGCAG ACCAAAGACAAATAGCAAAGTAAATCCAGAAAG GCCTGTACGGCCCAGGGGGAAAAACAGCATTGGACGCAAACACAAAAAGAAGAGACCCCCTGAACAGGACTCCCCCCACCT GCCCTCCTGCCCACCCTGCTCAGACAAACGGAGGCGCCAGGATCCTCGGACATGCCAGTGCCGCTGCCGGCGCAGGTCCCAGCACTGCCAGGACCGGGGCTTGGAGCTCAATGAGCACTCATGCAG CCACTCTGTTCTCCCCCGAGGTGTGAGAAGCTGCGCAGATGatctgatgggggaggggggtgaccTGGGaccagcctctcctccccccccccccaagcccagctCTTCATTGGATCCAGAACAAGACTTTGGCCctgagtgccccctgctggagaggaGCCCAAGGAAGACGAGCAAGGCTGCCCTGGAATGGACCTGA
- the VEGFB gene encoding vascular endothelial growth factor B isoform X5, with the protein MRAPRETLHLLLATALQLIGCAAKAPQPQTKGTHPLGEVIQWMEVYNRSFCQPKEMLVPVSEEHPDEVEHLLAPSCVPLRRCAGCCADEGLQCVPTRMHVVVMEVMKTRYLYSHLDQLAFVEHSACECRPKTNSKVNPERPSCPPCSDKRRRQDPRTCQCRCRRRSQHCQDRGLELNEHSCR; encoded by the exons ATGAGAGCCCCCCGGGAGACCttgcacctcctgctggctacAGCCCTGCAGCTGATCGGCTGCGCAGCTAAG GCACCACAGCCCCAGACGAAGGGGACCCACCCGCTGGGGGAAG TGATACAGTGGATGGAGGTTTATAACCGCAGCTTCTGCCAGCCGAAGGAGATGCTGGTGCCCGTGAGCGAGGAGCACCCAGATGAGGTGGAGCACCTGCTGGCACCCTCCTGCGTGCCCCTGCGTcgctgtgctgggtgctgtgccGACGAGGGGCTGCAGTGTGTGCCTACCCGCATGCATGTGGTGGTGATGGAG GTGATGAAAACCCGCTACCTGTACAGCCACCTGGACCAGCTGGCCTTCGTAGAGCACAGTGCCTGCGAATGCAG ACCAAAGACAAATAGCAAAGTAAATCCAGAAAG GCCCTCCTGCCCACCCTGCTCAGACAAACGGAGGCGCCAGGATCCTCGGACATGCCAGTGCCGCTGCCGGCGCAGGTCCCAGCACTGCCAGGACCGGGGCTTGGAGCTCAATGAGCACTCATGCAGGTGA
- the VEGFB gene encoding vascular endothelial growth factor B isoform X4, whose product MRAPRETLHLLLATALQLIGCAAKAPQPQTKGTHPLGEVIQWMEVYNRSFCQPKEMLVPVSEEHPDEVEHLLAPSCVPLRRCAGCCADEGLQCVPTRMHVVVMEVMKTRYLYSHLDQLAFVEHSACECRPKTNSKVNPERPVRPRGKNSIGRKHKKKRPPEQDSPHLPSCPPCSDKRRRQDPRTCQCRCRRRSQHCQDRGLELNEHSCRCEKLRR is encoded by the exons ATGAGAGCCCCCCGGGAGACCttgcacctcctgctggctacAGCCCTGCAGCTGATCGGCTGCGCAGCTAAG GCACCACAGCCCCAGACGAAGGGGACCCACCCGCTGGGGGAAG TGATACAGTGGATGGAGGTTTATAACCGCAGCTTCTGCCAGCCGAAGGAGATGCTGGTGCCCGTGAGCGAGGAGCACCCAGATGAGGTGGAGCACCTGCTGGCACCCTCCTGCGTGCCCCTGCGTcgctgtgctgggtgctgtgccGACGAGGGGCTGCAGTGTGTGCCTACCCGCATGCATGTGGTGGTGATGGAG GTGATGAAAACCCGCTACCTGTACAGCCACCTGGACCAGCTGGCCTTCGTAGAGCACAGTGCCTGCGAATGCAG ACCAAAGACAAATAGCAAAGTAAATCCAGAAAG GCCTGTACGGCCCAGGGGGAAAAACAGCATTGGACGCAAACACAAAAAGAAGAGACCCCCTGAACAGGACTCCCCCCACCT GCCCTCCTGCCCACCCTGCTCAGACAAACGGAGGCGCCAGGATCCTCGGACATGCCAGTGCCGCTGCCGGCGCAGGTCCCAGCACTGCCAGGACCGGGGCTTGGAGCTCAATGAGCACTCATGCAG GTGTGAGAAGCTGCGCAGATGa